CGCGGCGGGATCGTGCGGCTGGCGGTGTCGGCGCGGCAGCTGCGCAAGTCCGGGCCGCTGCAGGCCGCGCTGGACGTCGTCGACTTGGCGTTGCTGCATGGTTGCGTGCCCACCGTGTATCGGTGGCGGCCGCGCACGCTGGTGGCCGACGCGGCGTAGCCTCGGCGCCCAGATGGACGGATTGCCACAGAACCGCTCGCGCAAAGTGACCCAAGGGTGAGGGCGGGCGTGGGTTAGCGTGTCGGGATGGACGCGGACGTCATCGTGGTCGGGGCCGGGCTGGCCGGCTTGGTCGCCACCTGCGAGCTCGCCGAGCGCAGCAAGCGGGTCCTGGTGGTCGACCAGGAGAACAGCGCCAATCTCGGCGGGCAGGCGTTCTGGTCCTTCGGCGGGTTGTTCCTGGTCGACAGCCCTGAACAACGCCGGCTCGGGATCCGCGACAGTCACGAACTCGCCGTGCAGGATTGGCTGGGCACCGCGGGTTTCGACCGTCCGGAGGACCACTGGCCGCGGCAGTGGGCGCACGCCTACGTCGACTTCGCGGCCGGGGAGAAACGTTCCTGGCTGCGGGACCGGGGTCTGCGCATCTTCCCGATGGTCAACTGGGCCGAGCGGGGCGGGTATGACGCTCGCGGGCACGGCAATTCGGTGCCCCGCTTCCACATCGCGTGGGGGACCGGGCCCGCGCTGGTGGAGATCTTCGCCCGTCGTGTCCGCGAGCACCCGCGGGTGCGGTTCGCACATCGCCATCAGGTCGACGAGCTGATCCTGCACGACGGTGCCGTGACCGGCGTCCGCGGCACCGTGCTGGAGCCGTCCGCGGCGGCGCGCGGGGTGGCGTCGTCGCGAAAGGCGGTCGGCGAGTTCGAATTCGGCGCGTCGTCGGTGATCGTCACCAGCGGCGGTATCGGCGGCAACCCCGACCTGGTCCGAAAGAACTGGCCGGCGCGGATGGGGCGGGTGCCCGAACAGTTGCTCGCCGGGGTACCTGCCCACGTCGACGGCCGGATGATCGGCATCACCGAGGCCGCCGGCGGGCGCGTCATCAACCGCGACCGGATGTGGCATTACACCGAGGGCATCACCAACTACGACCCGATCTGGCCCGACCACGGGATCCGTATCCTGCCCGGGCCGTCGTCGCTGTGGCTGGACGCCAACGGTCGTCGGCTGCCCGGCCCGCTGTATCCCGGGTTCGACACCCTGGGCACGTTGGAGTACATCGCGCGCTCGGGGCATGACTACACCTGGTTCATCCTCAATGCCCGCATCATCGAGAAGGAGTTCGGCCTGTCCGGCCAGGAACAGAACCCCGACCTCACCGGTCGCAGCGTGCGGCAGGTGCTTTCGCGGGTGCGTCCCGGCGCGCCGGGGCCGGTGCAGGCATTCGTGGACCGCGGGGTGGACTTCGTGCAGGCGGGCACCCTGCCCGAGTTGGTGGCCGCGATGAACGCCCTGCCCGACGTGACGGCGCTCGACTACGCGACGGTGGAGGCCGAGGTGACCGCCCGCGACCGCGAGGTGGTGAACGCCTACAGCAAGGACGGCCAGATCACGGCGATCCGCGGCGCGCGGGCCTATCTACCGGACCGGCTGGCGCGAGTGGTGGCTCCGCACCGGCTGACCGACCCCAAGGCCGGCCCGATGATCGCCGTGAAACTGCACATCCTGACGCGAAAGACCCTGGGCGGGCTGGAGACCGATCTGCAATCGCGGGTGCTGACCGCCGACGGCACCCCGTTGCCGGGGCTGTACGCCGCCGGCGAGGTGGCCGGCTTCGGCGGCGGCGGGGTGCACGGCTACCGCGCCCTGGAGGGCACCTTCCTGGGGGGCTGCATCTTCTCGGGACGGGCCGCCGGGCGCGCCGCGGGTTGAGCGCTCAAGTCGGTCGCCGAGATCGACGAAATACCGGAAGCCACTCGCACAAAGTGGCCCAAAGGGGAGTTTGGGCGAGAGGGGGTCAGAAGGTGATGCGGAGGTGCTCCCAGCCGCGCACGGTCGAGGTGGGTGCCAAGCGCGCGGTGTCGTAGTCGATGCCCCATTCCGGCCAGCGGTTGAGCAGTTCGTCCAGGGCGACGCGACCCTCGAGTCGGGCGAGGTTGGCGCCCAGGCAGTAATGCAGCCCCTTGCCGAAGGTCAGATGGCTGATGTTGCCGCGGTTGATGTTGTAGGTGTCCGGGTCGGGGAAGCGCCGCGGGTCGCGGTTGGCGGCCCCGAACAGCAGCAGCATGGCGCTGCCGGCGGGCACCGTGGTGCCGTAGCAGTCGAAATCGCGGGCCATGTACCGGGCCACGTGCGGTCCGGTGGGTTCGAACCGCAGCGTCTCGTCGATGGTGGCGCCCAGCAGGCTGCGATCTTCGGCGACCCGGCGGCGTTGCTCGGGATGCTCGGCGAGCACCTTGGCCAGCCAGCCGATCAGCCGGCCGGTGGTCTCGTTGCCGGCGCCGGCCACCACCTGGGTGTAGTGCAGCACCTCCTTGCGGTGCAGCTTGCGGTGCTCGCCGTGCTCGTCGGTGAACTCGACATTGAGCAGCGCTGTCATCAGGTCGTCGGAGGGATTCTTGGACCGCCACTCGACGTAGTCGGCGTAGATCCGGCCGTCGGCGATCCGGTCGGCGCGGGCCACCTTCATCGGCGCGCCGGGCTTGGTCCGCAGGTTGGCGTCGTTGGCGTCGCGCACCGAAACCTGTTCGGATTCCGGAATTCCCAACAGCATGCCGATCACCCGCATCGGCATCATCGCCGCCAACTCCGCGATGATGTCGAACCCGTCGGACCCGACGTGCGGATCCAGGCAGCGGACGCAGTACTGCCGGATCTGATCCTCGATGGCCGCCATCCGACGCGGGGTGAACACCCGCGACATCAACCCGCGCAGCATGGTGTGGATGGGCGGATCCTCGAACATCATCACGCCCTTGGGCATGTCGAAGTCCGACTGGATGAGCTCGAGGATGTCGCTGCGGGAATTGGAAAACGTCTCCCAGTTCGCCAGCGCCTGGTCCACGTCGGAATGCCTTGACAGCGCCCAGAAGTCGTAGCGGTCGTTGTAGTAGATCGGCGCCTCGTCGCGCAGCCGCGCGTACACCGGGTACGGGTCGGCGACAATGCCGACGTCGTAGGGGTCGTAGTACACCGCGGCGTCGGTGGCCGTCTCCGTGCTCATCTGCATTCTCCGTTCCCCACCGCCGTGCTGAGCGATCGCTCAAACAATAGTGCGGAGCGCGACGCGATCAGAGGGAAACGGCGCCTTCTTCCGGCAGCACCCGAAAGTCGGTGTCGGTCATCTCGGTCAGGCGCCCGTAGTAGATGCCGCGGGCCTGCGGGGCGACGATGCCCTGGTGGATCGGCACCGCGTGGGTCGGCGCGACGGCCCGCAGGAAGTCGACCGCCTCGGAGATCTTCATCCAGGGCGCCGCGGCCGGGGTCGCGAGCACGTGGACGGGTTCGTCGGGCACGAACAGGGCGTCACCGGGGTGCATCAGCCGGGCCGCATGCTCGTCGTCGCCGACCAGGTAGGAGATGTTGTCGATGTCGGGCAGCTCCGGATGGATCACCGCGTGCCGCCCGCCCGCGCCGCGGATGCGCAGCCCGCCGACGTTCAATTCGTCGCCGACGTGCACCGCCTTCCAGTCGCCGCCGAGCTGGGCGGCGGTCTGCGGATCCGCATACAACGCGGCCTGCGGGTTGGCCGCCACCAGCGCCGGCAGGCGCTGCGGATCGGCGTGGTCGGGGTGCTGATGGGTGATCAGGATGGCCGACAGCCCGGTGATGCCCTCGAAGCCGTGGGAGAACACGCCCGGGTCGAACAGGATGCTTGTCGTCGTCGATCCGGCGCCGGTGCGATCGGCGCCGGGAAAGTTCGCGAGAAGGCAGGAATGCCCGAAGTGCGTCAGTTCCATGCTTACGATTGTGCAGCGCGGTGCCGAACCGGGGAGGGTGAGTGCTTCGAGTGATCCTGGCGGGTGTGCTGGTCGGGGTCGCCGCGGTGGCTGTTCCGCCCGCCGCCGCCGCTCCACAGACCTGCCCCCCGGTGTGTGACGAGATTCCCGACACGGCCTGGCCCGAGCCCTGGTCGATCCCGATGAACGGCCGCTACCACTGGCCGCGACTGGCCCCGCTGGCCCGGCCCGTGACGGACAGCACGTTCAAGTTTGAGGAGCTGTGCCGGAGCCCGCGCTCACCCGACGACCCGCGGGACTACGCGGTGGCCGCCAAGGCCGTCGTCGCGCACCCGGCGGGGCAGTGGCAACTGCAGGCGCAGGTGTTGCACTGGCGGGGTGAGACCTGGCACGGCGGCGAACTGGCAAACCAGGTGTTCAGCGCGGCGGTGGCGGCGCTGCAGGGCTGCCAGGCCGGTGCCCCGGAGTTCTCCCCGTCGATCACCACCGCGGCGATCGACCGGGTGGCCGCGGTGATCAGCGGTCCGCAGGTGGTGCGCCAGTACCTGGTGGTCAACCCCGCCAACAGTTCGATCGCCGAGCTGGTGCTGTGGAACACGCCGGGAGCGGACGGCGCGCCGCCGGTGCGCTGGCCGCTGGTTCCCGACGCCCGGGTGCTCGAGGCCATCGACGCCCCGCTGTGCGCGGCCTACCTGGGCTCGTGTGGGTAGAGTTGAACCGTTCTCAGCTCGGAAGCTGGAGCCAGCGAGCAGCTGAACCAACCTCAATGATCAAGGAGTCGCGCGTGGCCCGGGTGGTTGTGCACGTGATGCCCAAGGCCGAGATCCTCGACCCGCAGGGCCAGGCGATTGTCGGTGCGCTCGGTCGGCTCGGCCATGCCGGGGTGACGGACGTACGGCAGGGCAAGCGCTTCGAGCTCGAGGTCGACGACAGCGTCGACGACGACACGCTGGCCCAGATCGCCGAGTCGCTGCTGGCCAACACCGTGATCGAGGACTGGACGATCAGCCGGGAGCCCTCATGACCGCGCGGATCGGGGTCATCACCTTCCCCGGCACGCTCGACGACGTCGACGCCGCGCGGGCCGTGCGGGCGGTCGGCGCCGAGTCGGTGAGCCTGTGGCACGCCGACGCCGACCTCAAGGGGGTCGACGCGGTGATCGTTCCCGGCGGCTTCTCCTACGGCGACTACCTGCGCGCCGGCGCCATCGCGCGATTCGCGCCCGTGCTCGGCGAGGTGGTCAAGGCCGCCGAGAACGGTCTGCCGGTCCTGGGCATCTGCAACGGCTTTCAGGTGTTGTGCGAGGCCGGCCTGCTGCCCGGCGCGCTGACCCGCAACGTCGGGCTGCACTTCATCTGCCGCGACGTGTGGCTGCGGGTGGACTCGACGACCACCGCCTGGAGCACCCGGTACGAGCCGGGCGCGGAGATCCTGGTGCCGTTGAAGTCCGGTGAGGGCCGCTACGTGGCCAGCGACGCCGTGCTCGACGAGCTCGAGGGCGAGGGCCGCGTGGTGTTCCGCTACGTGGAGAATCTCAACGGCTCGCAGCGCGACATCGCCGGGATCTCCTCGGCCAACGGCCGGGTGGTCGGGCTGATGCCGCACCCCGAGCACGCCACCGAGGCGCTGACCGGCCCGTCGGACGACGGGCTCGGCATCTTCTACTCGGCGCTGGACTCGGTGCTGGCCGCTACGGGCTGAGCGCGACCGAGGCCTCGGCGGTGTAGCAGAAGAACGTCATGGTCTCCTGCAGGTAGAGCTGCACCGTCTCGGTGTCGTGGGACAGGTAGCCGATGGACACGTCGGTGCCCAGCTGTAGATCGAAATCGCCGCCGCGCGTTGACAAAACGAATGCGCCGTCGATGGCGGGCGCCCAGATGATGTCGCCGTCGACCAGCCGGCTGAGGTGCTCCCGCACCGGATAGCCCCCGACGGTGGTCTCGCTGACCAGCGTGTAGTTGTCCGCCGACAGCAGCACCGAATACGGGCCGTCGACGCCGGCCAGCCGCAGTTCGGTGAGCGCCTGCGCGATCACGTCGGGCATGTCCCGCGGATCGGCGGGCAGCGCCAAGGCCGGGTTGGAACTGCCGTTTCGGATCCCGGTGATCGACGCCGCTTCGTAGCCTTCGAAGATCGCCCGGTCCTCGACGAACGCCAACTTCTTGGCGGCGTCCTTCACCGGATCCCAATCGGAGTCCTGCGAACCCCGCTCGACGTCGTCGATGTCGATGCGCCGCAGCGTGAACGGCACCCGCAACCGCACCAGCGGCCGTGCCTCCCGCAGGTGCGCCTGCACCCCGTCGGCCGGCGCGGTGACGTCCAGCAGGTGTCCGGTGCTGATCGCGGCGGCCGTCGGTCCGCCTGGCCCGCTGACGTCGACGACGCGGCGCCCTGCGACGTTGCGCTTGAAGGTGCGGGTGGCCTCCAATTCGATTTCGGCCCAGGCGGCGTCGGTGACCGGTGCCAGTTCGCGGTAGAGGTTGTTCATCGAGGTTGTCCTTTCAGGCTGCCGATCGCGAGTGTGCCGTGGTAATGGGGTGCCGGATCGGTGACGTCCTGCGCCGCAGGCACTTCCGCTGCGGCGCCGGAGCCCGGCAGGGGCGGCGGATCTTCGAGGAAGTCCGCGCTGGGAACGAAGAACAGGCCACCGGTCTCGGCGATGGAGAACTCCAGGATCCGGTCGGTGTTCCCCGGCGGGTCACCGATGAACATGTTGCGGAGCATCCGCTCGGTGACGTCCGGGTCGGCGGCGTAGGCGATGTAGTAGGTGCCCGACCTGCCGTCACCCAGCGTGCCGAACGGCATGTTGGCCCGCACGATCTGCAGTTCGTTGCCGTCCTCGTCGTGCACGGTGTTCACCGCGACATGGGAATTGGCCGGCTTGACCGCGTCGTCGAGTTCGATGTCGTCGAGCTTGGTGCGGCCGATGATCAGCTCTTGTTCGGTGGCGCTCAACGCATTCCAGCCCACCATGTCGTGGATGTAGCGCTGCACGTGCACATAGCTGGACCCGTGAAAGACGGGGTCTTCCCCGCTGTCCGGGCTGATCAGGGCCGCGGCCACCGCGTCCGCGCCGTCGGGATTCTCGGTGCCGTCGACGAATCCGAGCAGGTCGCGCATCTCGAAGAACCGGAAGCCGTGGACCTCGTCGACCACGGTCACTGCGCCGGACATCGCCGCCAGAACCCGGCCGCCGACTTCGTAGCACACGTCCATCGACTCGCCGCGGATGTGGAACAACAGGTCGCCGGGGGTCGATGGGGCCTGATGAGTGCCGCCGTCGAGCGCGATGAACGGATGCAGCTTGTTCGGGCGCGGTCCGTCGAACAGCCGGTCCCAGGCGGCCGAGCCGATCCCGATGACCAGGTTCAGATTCGACGACGGCACTCGAAATCCGATGGCCGGAGCCAAACCCAGGATCTCCCCGAGCGCCCCGTAGACCTGAGCCGCGGCCTCGGCGCCGTCGTTGATGGTGGCGACCAGAAAGATCGCGGCGGGGGTGAGGGGAGTGAGGATGGGTTGCGGTCGAGGGTTGGCCACGGGTTGACCCTAGCGTCACGACGGACGCCACGAGGTACGAGTGGCGCCAGAAGTGGCCGAATCAGGACCGGTGGTCGTCGCGCCGGCGGGCAGCGGCGAAGATGGACTCATGTCCGCGAGTGCCGAAGGTCTCTGTGATTTCATCGACGCGTCGCCGTCGCCGTTCCATGTCTGCGTCACTGTTGCGCAGCGACTGACCGCCGCCGGGTACACCGAACTGGCCGAGGCCGACGCCTGGCCCGCGGCAGGCCGGTTCTTCACCGTGCGCGCCGGTTCGCTGGTGGCGTGGGACAGCACCGGCGCCCCCGACCGTCCGTTCCGGGTGATCGGCGGCCACACCGACAGCCCGAACCTGCGGGTCAAGCAGAACCCGGACCGCGTGGTGGCGGGCTGGCGGGTAGTCGCGCTGCAGCCGTACGGCGGCGTATGGCTGAACTCGTGGCTGGATCGCGACCTGGGGATCAGCGGTCGGCTATCGGTGCGCACCGCCGCCGGCATCGAGCATCCGCTGGTGCGCCTCGACGAACCGGTGCTGCGGGTGCCGCAGCTGGCCATCCACCTCGCCGAGGACCGCGCCGCGCTGAAGCTGGACCCGCAGCGCCACGTCAACGGTGTCTGGGCGCTCGGCGATGCCCCGGCCTCATTCGTCGACTTCGTCGCCGAGCGGGCCGGCGTCGCGCCGGGGGACGTCCTGGGATTCGACCTGATGACCCATGACCTGACCCCGGCGGTGGTGTGGGGCGCCGACGCGGAGTTCGTCAGCGCCGCGCGGCTGGACAACCAGGCCACCTGCTACGCCGGGCTGGAGGCATTGCTGGACGTTGGCGCCGATGGGGCCACCCCCGGCTCGCACATCCCGGTGCTGGCGCTGTTCGACCACGAGGAGGTGGGTTCGACGTCCGATCACGGCGCCCAATCCGAGCTGCTGGTCACCGTCTTGGAGCGGATCGTGCTCGCGGCCGGTGGCGGGCGGGAGGACTTCCTGCGGCGCACGGCGGGTTCGATGGTCGCCTCCGGCGACATGGCGCACGCGACGCACCCCAACTATCCCGACCGCCACGAGCCGGGGCATTCCATTGCCGTCAACGCCGGCCCGGTGCTGAAGGTACAGCCGAACCTGCGTTACGCCACCGATGGCCGCACGGCGGCCGCCTTCGAACTGGCGTGTCGGCAGGCCGGGGTTCGGTTGCAGCGCTATGAGCATCGCGCCGACCTGCCCTGCGGGTCGACGGTCGGCCCCATGACCGCTGCCCGCACCGGCATCCCTACCGTCGATGTCGGTGCGGCGCAGCTGGCCATGCACTCGGCCCGGGAGTTGATGGGCGCCGCGGACGTCGCCGCGTACGCCGCCGCGCTGCGGGCCTTCCTGGTACCGGGCTGACCTACCCGCCCGGGGTTACTGTCCGGGGGCGGGCGCCGGCTCCTGCGCGGGGCTTTCCGCGGGGGCGCCCTCCACCACGACGGCCTCTTCCTGGCCCTCGGTCCAGGTGACGGTGCCGTTCTGGAACGTCGTCTGCTTCTGGCCCTCGGCGTTGGTGGTCTCGTCGCTGGTCGGGTAGCCGAGGTCGCCCTGCGAACCGCCCAGTTCGTTCCACTTGTCCCGGATCTTGCCCCAGACCACGAAGGAGCCGGCCTCCGAGCTGATGATCACGCCGTCATCGAACTGCTGGTAGACCCCGCCGTCGGTGTTGGTCTGCTGCTCGCCGGTCGGCGCGCCGAGCGACTCCTGCGCGGTGGCGTCGAGGGTCTGCCACTTCTCCAGGATCGCGCCGGAGACGACGTATTCGGTGCCGTCGGCGCCGGGGATGGTGGTACCGGTTTCGGTGGCTTCCGCCTCCGTGGTGGTGGTGGTCTCTTCGGTGACCTCGGCGGCGGTGGTCGTGGTGGTGGCCGCGGTGTCGTCGGCGTCCTCGCTGGCACAAGCGGCGCCTACCAGGGCAAATCCCAGGGAAAGGGCCGAGACTGCCGCTACCTTCTTGGTCGTGTTTCGCATGCGAATCCCTTCAAAATGTTACGAGCTGTTCACATTGGGGGTCCCCTGAATCGTGTCAGCTAAACAACTGGCGCGGGCCGGTTTGCCGACAACGCGACGACAAAAGTGCGGATCCGGGGCGGCCGAACCGGTCCCGAATATCTGCCTCCGACGGCGGCCGCCGCTAGAGTCGGGCCATGGCGATCGGCATCGAGATGATCACTTTCGACACCCTCGACCCCGATCGGCTGGCCCGCTGGTGGGCCGAGGCTCTCGACAGCACGGTCGAACCGGTGATGCCCGGCGAGTTCGTCATGGTGGTGCCGGCGTCCGGGCCGCGGCTGGGCTTTCAGCGGGTCGATGATCCGACGCCCGGAAAGAACCGCGTGCACGTCGACCTCGCTACCGGCGACGACCTGGAAAGTCAGGTCTCCCGGCTGGTGGCCCTGGGCGCGGTCGAGACGGGCCGGCACAACTTCGGCGACGAATTCAACTGGGTGGTGTTCGCCGATCCCGACGGGAATGCGTTCTGCCTGGCCGCGGGCTGAACCCGGGCGGCAGGCCCGCCTCGCCACGGCTTACTAGACTGTGGCCGTGAAGACCGGTCTCAGCTCTGAAGTCCCCGCCGTCGATACCGTCGAGCTGGCCGCGGCCACCCCAGATCAACCGCAGCCGTTCCGCGAGCTAGGGCTCAAGGACGACGAGTACGAGCGCATCCGAGAGATCCTGGGCCGGCGCCCCACCGACGCCGAGTTGGCCATGTACTCGGTGATGTGGAGCGAACACTGCTCCTACAAGTCCTCCAAGGTGCATCTGCGCTACTTCGGTGAGACCACCACCGACGAGATGCGGGCCGGGATGCTCGCGGGCATCGGCGAGAACGCCGGCGTCGTCGACATCGGCGACGGGTGGGCCGTCACCTTCAAGGTCGAGTCCCACAACCACCCGTCCTATGTGGAGCCCTACCAGGGCGCGGCCACCGGCGTGGGCGGCATCGTCCGCGACATCATGGCGATGGGCGCGCGACCGGTCGCGGTGATGGATCAGCTGCGCTTCGGCGCGGCCGACGCCCCTGACACCCGCCGCGTGGTCGACGGCGTGGTCCGCGGCATCGGCGGCTACGGCAACTCGCTGGGTCTGCCGAACATCGGCGGCGAAACCGTCTTCGACGCGTCCTACGCCGGCAACCCACTGGTCAACGCGCTGTGTGTCGGCGTGCTGCGCAAGGAGGACCTGCACCTGGCCTTCGCCTCGGGCACCGGCAACAAGATCATCTTGTTCGGCGCGCGCACGGGGCTCGACGGCATCGGCGGAGTTTCGGTGCTGGCCTCGGAGACCTTCTCGGGCGATGAATCCGGGTCGGGACGGAAGAAACTGCCCGCGGTGCAGGTGGGCGACCCCTTCATGGAGAAGGTGCTCATCGAGTGCTGCCTGGAGCTGTACGCCGCCGGTCTGGTGGTGGGCATCCAGGACCTGGGTGGTGCCGGATTGTCTTGCGCCACCTCCGAATTGGCCTCCGCCGGGGACGGTGGCATGGCCATCGAACTGGAGAAGGTGCCGCTGCGCGCGGCCAACATGACCCCGGCCGAGGTGCTGTCCAGCGAGTCGCAGGAACGCATGTGCGCCGTGGTGGCCCCGGAGAACGTCGAGGCGTTCATGGCAGTCTGCCGCAAATGGGAGGTGCTGGCGACCGTCATCGGTGAGGTGACCGACGGCGACCGTCTGCACATCACCTGGCACGGGCAGACCGTGGTGGACGTGCCGCCGCGGACCGTCGCCCACGAGGGCCCGGTGTACGAGCGTCCGGTCCAGCGCCCGGAGAGCCAGGATGCGCTGGTCGCCGACAGCTCCAAGAACCTGCCCCGGCCGCAGACCGGCGCCGAACTCCGCGCGACGCTGCTGCAGCTGCTGGGCAGCCCGCACCTGTGCAGCCGGGCGTTCATCACCGAGCAGTACGACCGCTACGTCCGCGGCAACACGGTGCTCGCCGAGCACGCCGACGGCGGCGTGTTGCGGATCGACGAGGAGACCGGGCGCGGCGTCGCCATCTCCACCGACGCCTCGGGCCGCTACACCCAACTGGACCCTTACACCGGAGCGCAGCTCGCGTTGGCCGAGGCCTACCGCAACGTCGCGGTCACCGGTGCCACCCCGGTCGCCGTCACCAACTGCCTCAACTTCGGGTCGCCGGAGGACCCCGGCGTCATGTGGCAGTTCTCCCAGGCGGTGCGCGGCCTCGCCGATGGCTGTGCGGCCCTGGGTATCCCGGTGACCGGCGGCAACGTCAGCTTCTACAACCAGACCGGCGCGACGCCCATCCTGCCCACCCCCGTGGTCGGCGTGCTCGGAGTCATCGACGACGTCACGCGGCGCATCCCCACCGGTTTCGGCACCGAGCCGGGCGAGACGCTGTTCCTGCTGGGCGACACCCACGACGAGTTCGACGGCTCGATCTGGGCGCAGGTGACCGCCGATCACCTCGGCGGCGTTCCGCCGCGGGTCGACCTGGCACGCGAGCAACTGCTGGCCGAGGTGCTGACGGCGGCCTCCCGGGACGGACTGGTCTCGGCGGCTCACGACCTGTCCGAGGGCGGTCTGATCCAGGCGGTGGTGGAATCCGCGCTGGCCGGCGAAACCGGTTGCCGCATCCTGCTTCCCGAGGACGCCGACCCCTTTGTGCTGCTGTTCTCCGAGTCGTCCGGACGGGTGCTGGTGGCGGTGCCCCGTACCGAGGAGAGCCGGTTCCGCGCAATGTGCGAGGCGCGCGGACTGCCCGCGGTCCGGATCGGTGTGGTGGACACCGGCGTCCCCGGCGAGGAGGCCGCGGTCGAAGTCCAGGGCCAGTTCACCGTCCCGCTGACCGAATTGAGGTCGACGTGGGAGGGCGTACTCCCGAAGTTGTTCGGATGACCGTGGCGTAATGACCCGCCCTGTCGAGCACAACGGCCCCCGCTCGTTGGTGCTGTGGGCCTGGGGGCTGCTGCGGCTCGACTTCACCGGCATTGCGATCGGCACCCTGTTCTTCTGTTTGTCGCTGACGCCGTCGCTACTGCCGCGCAGCTGGCAGTTCGCCGGGCTGATCGGCGGCATGAACGC
This DNA window, taken from Mycolicibacterium sp. MU0050, encodes the following:
- a CDS encoding FAD-binding dehydrogenase; this encodes MDADVIVVGAGLAGLVATCELAERSKRVLVVDQENSANLGGQAFWSFGGLFLVDSPEQRRLGIRDSHELAVQDWLGTAGFDRPEDHWPRQWAHAYVDFAAGEKRSWLRDRGLRIFPMVNWAERGGYDARGHGNSVPRFHIAWGTGPALVEIFARRVREHPRVRFAHRHQVDELILHDGAVTGVRGTVLEPSAAARGVASSRKAVGEFEFGASSVIVTSGGIGGNPDLVRKNWPARMGRVPEQLLAGVPAHVDGRMIGITEAAGGRVINRDRMWHYTEGITNYDPIWPDHGIRILPGPSSLWLDANGRRLPGPLYPGFDTLGTLEYIARSGHDYTWFILNARIIEKEFGLSGQEQNPDLTGRSVRQVLSRVRPGAPGPVQAFVDRGVDFVQAGTLPELVAAMNALPDVTALDYATVEAEVTARDREVVNAYSKDGQITAIRGARAYLPDRLARVVAPHRLTDPKAGPMIAVKLHILTRKTLGGLETDLQSRVLTADGTPLPGLYAAGEVAGFGGGGVHGYRALEGTFLGGCIFSGRAAGRAAG
- a CDS encoding cytochrome P450, with product MSTETATDAAVYYDPYDVGIVADPYPVYARLRDEAPIYYNDRYDFWALSRHSDVDQALANWETFSNSRSDILELIQSDFDMPKGVMMFEDPPIHTMLRGLMSRVFTPRRMAAIEDQIRQYCVRCLDPHVGSDGFDIIAELAAMMPMRVIGMLLGIPESEQVSVRDANDANLRTKPGAPMKVARADRIADGRIYADYVEWRSKNPSDDLMTALLNVEFTDEHGEHRKLHRKEVLHYTQVVAGAGNETTGRLIGWLAKVLAEHPEQRRRVAEDRSLLGATIDETLRFEPTGPHVARYMARDFDCYGTTVPAGSAMLLLFGAANRDPRRFPDPDTYNINRGNISHLTFGKGLHYCLGANLARLEGRVALDELLNRWPEWGIDYDTARLAPTSTVRGWEHLRITF
- a CDS encoding MBL fold metallo-hydrolase — translated: MELTHFGHSCLLANFPGADRTGAGSTTTSILFDPGVFSHGFEGITGLSAILITHQHPDHADPQRLPALVAANPQAALYADPQTAAQLGGDWKAVHVGDELNVGGLRIRGAGGRHAVIHPELPDIDNISYLVGDDEHAARLMHPGDALFVPDEPVHVLATPAAAPWMKISEAVDFLRAVAPTHAVPIHQGIVAPQARGIYYGRLTEMTDTDFRVLPEEGAVSL
- a CDS encoding ATPase → MLRVILAGVLVGVAAVAVPPAAAAPQTCPPVCDEIPDTAWPEPWSIPMNGRYHWPRLAPLARPVTDSTFKFEELCRSPRSPDDPRDYAVAAKAVVAHPAGQWQLQAQVLHWRGETWHGGELANQVFSAAVAALQGCQAGAPEFSPSITTAAIDRVAAVISGPQVVRQYLVVNPANSSIAELVLWNTPGADGAPPVRWPLVPDARVLEAIDAPLCAAYLGSCG
- the purS gene encoding phosphoribosylformylglycinamidine synthase subunit PurS — encoded protein: MARVVVHVMPKAEILDPQGQAIVGALGRLGHAGVTDVRQGKRFELEVDDSVDDDTLAQIAESLLANTVIEDWTISREPS
- the purQ gene encoding phosphoribosylformylglycinamidine synthase subunit PurQ; the protein is MTARIGVITFPGTLDDVDAARAVRAVGAESVSLWHADADLKGVDAVIVPGGFSYGDYLRAGAIARFAPVLGEVVKAAENGLPVLGICNGFQVLCEAGLLPGALTRNVGLHFICRDVWLRVDSTTTAWSTRYEPGAEILVPLKSGEGRYVASDAVLDELEGEGRVVFRYVENLNGSQRDIAGISSANGRVVGLMPHPEHATEALTGPSDDGLGIFYSALDSVLAATG
- a CDS encoding family 1 encapsulin nanocompartment shell protein, whose translation is MNNLYRELAPVTDAAWAEIELEATRTFKRNVAGRRVVDVSGPGGPTAAAISTGHLLDVTAPADGVQAHLREARPLVRLRVPFTLRRIDIDDVERGSQDSDWDPVKDAAKKLAFVEDRAIFEGYEAASITGIRNGSSNPALALPADPRDMPDVIAQALTELRLAGVDGPYSVLLSADNYTLVSETTVGGYPVREHLSRLVDGDIIWAPAIDGAFVLSTRGGDFDLQLGTDVSIGYLSHDTETVQLYLQETMTFFCYTAEASVALSP
- a CDS encoding Dyp-type peroxidase, which encodes MANPRPQPILTPLTPAAIFLVATINDGAEAAAQVYGALGEILGLAPAIGFRVPSSNLNLVIGIGSAAWDRLFDGPRPNKLHPFIALDGGTHQAPSTPGDLLFHIRGESMDVCYEVGGRVLAAMSGAVTVVDEVHGFRFFEMRDLLGFVDGTENPDGADAVAAALISPDSGEDPVFHGSSYVHVQRYIHDMVGWNALSATEQELIIGRTKLDDIELDDAVKPANSHVAVNTVHDEDGNELQIVRANMPFGTLGDGRSGTYYIAYAADPDVTERMLRNMFIGDPPGNTDRILEFSIAETGGLFFVPSADFLEDPPPLPGSGAAAEVPAAQDVTDPAPHYHGTLAIGSLKGQPR
- a CDS encoding M18 family aminopeptidase — its product is MSASAEGLCDFIDASPSPFHVCVTVAQRLTAAGYTELAEADAWPAAGRFFTVRAGSLVAWDSTGAPDRPFRVIGGHTDSPNLRVKQNPDRVVAGWRVVALQPYGGVWLNSWLDRDLGISGRLSVRTAAGIEHPLVRLDEPVLRVPQLAIHLAEDRAALKLDPQRHVNGVWALGDAPASFVDFVAERAGVAPGDVLGFDLMTHDLTPAVVWGADAEFVSAARLDNQATCYAGLEALLDVGADGATPGSHIPVLALFDHEEVGSTSDHGAQSELLVTVLERIVLAAGGGREDFLRRTAGSMVASGDMAHATHPNYPDRHEPGHSIAVNAGPVLKVQPNLRYATDGRTAAAFELACRQAGVRLQRYEHRADLPCGSTVGPMTAARTGIPTVDVGAAQLAMHSARELMGAADVAAYAAALRAFLVPG
- a CDS encoding VOC family protein; the encoded protein is MAIGIEMITFDTLDPDRLARWWAEALDSTVEPVMPGEFVMVVPASGPRLGFQRVDDPTPGKNRVHVDLATGDDLESQVSRLVALGAVETGRHNFGDEFNWVVFADPDGNAFCLAAG